A single window of Drosophila suzukii chromosome 3, CBGP_Dsuzu_IsoJpt1.0, whole genome shotgun sequence DNA harbors:
- the GatB gene encoding glutamyl-tRNA(Gln) amidotransferase subunit B, mitochondrial — protein MHYTIIRGLATQPKLANVPKRKWKSVVGLEVHAQIASASKLFSGSGTSFGAPLNSSVAYFDASIPGTLPVLNRKCVESGIKTSLALGCRVNEVSMFDRKHYFYADLPNGYQITQQRAALANDGKMTFPVITPGKKVYYKTAKLLQLQLEQDSGKSLHDDYLKRSLVDLNRAGLPLMELVFAPDLETGEEAASLVKELMLILRRLQTCSCKMEEGALRVDANISIHQEGDPLGVRTEVKNIGSVRSISQAITYEINRQLETVANGGVITNETRNWDAENRRTVAMRDKEVLQDYRFMPEPNLPPLHVNLRPGSKSTEDLLSVAALSEEIPELPEDTRQRLMEQYNLNAETAIILVNEPILLEHFTSISRSLTELPKKVIYNFLINDLLTYCNKLNLDVEDCSIRADDLKDILQNLHTEQINLQAARQLIELLHKNPKAKSSELIELHNLQQICSPEEIEILCQQAITNQAKAVQQYQKGKAKALFAIVGEVAKLSSQKANMKLVVQCLEKMLKPTKK, from the exons ATGCATTACACAATAATAAGAGGACTCGCCACGCAGCCCAAGTTGGCTAACGTTCCCAAGCG GAAATGGAAAAGCGTTGTGGGTTTGGAGGTGCACGCACAGATTGCCAGTGCCTCCAAGCTTTTCTCCGGCAGTGGCACATCCTTTGGAGCACCACTTAACTCCTCCGTGGCCTATTTCGATGCCTCCATCCCAGGCACATTGCCG GTGCTAAACCGAAAATGTGTAGAATCCGGCATCAAGACATCACTGGCTCTGGGCTGTCGGGTGAATGAGGTGTCCATGTTTGATCGCAAGCACTACTTCTACGCTGATTTGCCA AATGGCTACCAGATCACCCAGCAGCGAGCTGCCCTGGCTAATGATGGCAAAATGACTTTCCCGGTCATAACACCTGGCAAAAAAGTTTACTACAAGACGGCCAAACTACTGCAGTTGCAATTGGAACAGGACAGTGGAAAATCCCTGCACGATGATTATCTAAAAAGAAGCCTTGTGGATCTCAATCGTGCTGGTCTGCCCCTGATGGAGCTGGTTTTTGCTCCAGATCTGGAAACTGGTGAAGAAGCAGCCTCGCTGGTCAAGGAACTAATGCTAATTCTAAGGCGTCTTCAGACCTGCAGCTGTAAAATGGAAG AGGGTGCCCTGCGTGTGGATGCCAACATATCCATTCACCAAGAAGGCGATCCCCTAGGGGTACGCACCGAAGTCAAAAATATTGGCTCAGTTCGCAGCATTTCACAGGCAATTACATATGAAATAAACAGACAATTGGAAACTGTGGCCAATGGCGGCGTGATCACAAATGAGACTCGCAACTGGGATGCAGAAAACCGGCGAACAGTGGCCATGCGTGACAAGGAGGTGCTGCAGGATTACAGGTTCATGCCGGAGCCAAATCTACCACCTCTACATGTCAACCTCAGGCCGGGCTCGAAGTCAACAGAGGATCTGCTTTCTGTGGCAGCGCTGAGCGAGGAAATTCCCGAATTACCAGAGGACACCAGACAACGTCTGATGGAGCAATACAACCTTAATGCGGAAACGGCCATCATTTTGGTG AACGAACCAATTCTGCTGGAACATTTTACGAGCATTAGCCGTAGTTTAACTGAACTGCCAAAGAAAGTCATTTACAATTTCCTTATCAACGATTTGCTGACCTACTGCAACAAATTAAACTTGGATGTGGAAGACTG CTCCATAAGGGCTGATGATTTAAAGGATATATTACAAAACCTTCACACCGAGCAGATAAATCTTCAGGCAGCACGACAGCTAATAGAACTGCTACACAAAAACCCCAAAGCCAAAAGTAGTGAG CTCATTGAACTGCACAACTTGCAGCAGATCTGCAGCCCAGAGGAGATCGAGATTCTCTGCCAGCAGGCCATCACCAACCAGGCCAAGGCAGTGCAGCAATACCAAAAGGGGAAGGCCAAAGCTCTGTTCGCCATCGTGGGCGAAGTGGCCAAGTTGTCGTCCCAAAAGGCTAACATGAAGTTAGTAGTGCAGTGCCTGGAAAAGATGCTTAAACCCACCAAGAAGTAA
- the Tsc1 gene encoding hamartin — translation MVIEIEKIIGDLESNMTLENEEAKRKLVELLTQNKEQWVVQFMLDYFFKTGSQRILEVLVKAQTPHDGFIFDRLDDCLKQSQHRVQSLQVFCFIVRHHPTWLYKIEKHRLIKSVFKLLTHEKEIVPLMSALLCIITLLPIIPNSVPNFLNDLFEVFGHLASWKLQNSAKMPDEKLVHLQLGLQMLFHRLYGMYPCSFMAYLGEFIKRGNGGGIFQHTIKPLLDTVRLHPMLLTATPETEVNNTRWKEMEPHDVVMECANLSLPVLLPEASNEDGSYAYPMTPGYSRMTSNTSTTDYSYQLRELQHSRNVYSRFDSSASGGELGAIWSPHNEIATTSSAIPLTPTTSFILPLQPAMNSQLMVGMTGSSPPEAAVEATPETTPLKDVREIKQPGRAVNSHAVRAIFAVSQPSSPMRKDQQNQFSFPDVTREAEESSHSFLEVNRVTTYDRRLQQVMQDRHNASFPSSMPEINSELSLAGGSVYPAVTQEVAAVCGECNETDRNLCSVGGLHMPTSRSMHQLVKKRRNRMASYSGHDSCADSRSSAAKKANWSVEAENPMRRTKSCSALAAMRQQHMEENDDEADCPGQRQRSENGNTQKTGSRLQRSGRILAISAPKEPARSCAHASTQTVEGVDSAPAQYENWLIELLLECKEQRNNYERSLLYPQDFLDEYIKHAIKANETFDAEQGQLMCLQLGYESYRRSIHAERNRRLMGRSRDKRSLEMERDRLREQLKNFDAKNKDLASKMDQAMRLANERQNIHQEELGEMRAKYQHELEEKKCLRQANDDLQTRLTSEVARHKEMNYELESLRGQVFSLGTELQHTQQQADMGLQCKQELARLEAEFIIMGEVQVRCRDRLAEIDNFRARDEELQMLQESSQLELKELRHSLDEKTSQLESMKHKISDLQAQLANSEKAMTEQKRLLSTVKDEYEEKFKSVNKKYDVQKKIIMQMEEKLMMMMAQPQGIAGHNTCSPDTDRTDIASSIERNSPLSTSLASSESLSASLRSTELKNLHQLVDTPSMPEVLSSLAAGAQFEDVRLPAVDLASSASTASAINIVPHALDLPSTSGGIGHTLTHPHPHPHLHLQQQQQEQLQQEQLTQFVKKN, via the exons ATGGTGATAGAGATAGAGAAGATCATCGGCGACCTGGAGTCCAACATGACGCTGGAGAACGAGGAGGCCAAGCGCAAACTGGTGGAGTTGCTAACCCAGA ACAAGGAGCAGTGGGTGGTGCAGTTCATGCTGGACTATTTCTTCAAAACCGGATCTCAGCGCATTCTGGAGGTGCTGGTCAAAGCTCAGACGCCGCACGATGGCTTCATCTTTGACCGGCTGGACGACTGTCTGAAGCAGTCGCAGCACCGGGTGCAGAGCCTCCAGGTGTTCTGCTTTATAGTGCGCCATCATCCCACCTGGCTGTACAAGATCGAGAAACACCGGCTGATCAAGAGCGTGTTCAAGCTGCTGACG CACGAGAAGGAGATTGTGCCGCTGATGAGCGCCCTGCTGTGCATAATCACCCTGCTGCCGATCATACCGAATTCCGTGCCCAACTTCCTCAACGATCTGTTCGAGGTTTTCGGGCACTTGGCCTCGTGGAAACTGCAAAACAGCGCCAAAATGCCGGacgagaagctcgtccacctgcAGTTGGGTCTGCAGATGCTGTTCCACCGCCTGTATGGAATGTATCCCTGCAGCTTTATGGCCTATTTGGGGGAGTTCATCAAGCGGGGCAACGGCGGCGGCATCTTCCAGCACACGATCAAGCCGCTTTTGGACACGGTGCGACTGCATCCCATGCTGCTGACGGCCACGCCGGAGACGGAGGTGAACAATACGCGTTGGAAGGAGATGGAGCCGCATGACGTGGTCATGGAGTGCGCCAACCTGTCCCTGCCCGTGCTTCTGCCCGAGGCGAGCAACGAAGACGGCAGCTATGCGTATCCCATGACCCCGGGATACAGTCGCATGACTTCAAACACCTCGACTACGGACTATAGTTATCAGCTGAGGGAGTTGCAGCATTCGAGAAACGTGTACTCCCGCTTCGATTCGTCCGCCTCTGGTGGGGAGCTGGGTGCCATTTGGAGTCCGCACAACGAGATCGCCACGACCAGTAGCGCCATACCGCTGACACCCACCACATCGTTTATTTTGCCACTCCAGCCGGCGATGAACTCCCAGCTAATGGTGGGCATGACGGGCTCCTCGCCGCCCGAAGCTGCCGTGGAGGCCACGCCGGAAACAACGCCCCTAAAGGATGTGAGAGAGATAAAGCAGCCAGGTCGTGCGGTTAATTCGCATGCCGTGAGAGCCATCTTCGCCGTGAGCCAGCCTTCTTCACCCATGCGCAAGGACCAGCAGAATCAGTTCAGTTTCCCTGATGTCACTCGTGAGGCGGAGGAAAGCAGTCATTCGTTTCTGGAGGTCAATAGGGTGACAACCTACGACCGGCGTCTGCAACAGGTCATGCAGGACAGGCACAACGCATCTTTTCCCAGCAGCATGCCTGAAATCAACTCCGAATTGTCTCTCGCCGGAGGTTCCGTCTATCCAGCTGTCACTCAGGAGGTCGCTGCCGTTTGCGGCGAGTGCAACGAGACGGATAGGAACCTGTGCAGCGTGGGAGGCCTTCACATGCCCACCAGCCGATCCATGCACCAGCTGGTCAAGAAGCGCCGCAATCGTATGGCCAGTTATAGTGGCCATGACAGTTGTGCGGACAGCAGAAGCTCGGCAGCCAAGAAGGCAAACTGGAGCGTGGAGGCAGAGAACCCAATGCGACGGACTAAGTCCTGCTCAGCTTTGGCCGCAATGCGGCAACAACATATGGAGGAAAACGACGACGAGGCCGATTGTCCGGGCCAGAGGCAGAGATCGGAGAATGGAAATACGCAAAAGACTGGCAGCCGCCTGCAGAGGAGCGGCCGGATCCTGGCCATTTCGGCGCCCAAGGAGCCGGCCAGAAGCTGCGCCCACGCCTCCACCCAGACGGTGGAAGGAGTGGATAGTGCTCCGGCGCAGTACGAGAATTGGCTGATTGAACTTCTGCTGGAGTGCAAGGAGCAGCGGAATAACTACGAGAGGAGCCTTCTGTACCCACAGGATTTTCTGGACGAGTACATCAAGCATGCGATTAAGGCCAATGAGACCTTCGACGCCGAGCAGGGTCAACTGATGTGCCTGCAGCTAGGGTACGAAAGCTACCGGCGGTCCATTCACGCGGAGCGCAATCGAAGGCTCATGGGACGAAGCAGGGACAAGCGCAGCCTGGAAATGGAGCGGGATCGGTTGAGGGAGCAGCTAAAGAACTTCGATGCGAAGAACAAGGATCTAGCCAGTAAGATGGATCAAGCCATGCGGTTGGCCAACGAGCGCCAGAACATCCACCAGGAGGAGCTGGGCGAGATGAGGGCAAAGTATCAGCACGAGCTGGAGGAGAAAAAGTGCCTGCGGCAGGCCAATGACGACCTGCAGACGCGCCTCACCAGTGAGGTGGCCCGCCATAAGGAGATGAACTACGAACTGGAATCGCTACGAGGACAGGTCTTCAGCCTTGGCACCGAGCTTCAGCACACCCAGCAGCAGGCGGACATGGGGCTGCAGTGCAAGCAGGAGCTGGCGCGCCTAGAGGCCGAGTTCATCATCATGGGCGAGGTGCAAGTGCGGTGTCGCGACCGTCTGGCCGAGATTGATAACTTCAGGGCCCGCGACGAAGAACTGCAGATGCTGCAAGAGAGCAGCCAGCTAGAACTGAAGG aactGAGGCACAGCCTGGACGAGAAGACATCACAGCTGGAGAGCATGAAGCACAAGATCAGTGACCTGCAGGCCCAGCTGGCCAACAGCGAGAAGGCCATGACGGAGCAGAAGCGACTTCTGAGCACGGTCAAAGATGAGTACGAGGAAAAGTTCAAG TCCGTGAACAAGAAGTATGACGTGCAGAAGAAGATTATCATGCAGATGGAGGAGaagctgatgatgatgatggcgcAGCCGCAGGGGATTGCAGGTCACAACACCTGCTCCCCGGACACGGACAGAACTG ACATTGCTTCCTCCATTGAGCGCAACTCGCCGCTGTCCACTTCGCTGGCCTCCAGCGAGAGTCTATCGGCCAGCCTGCGCTCCACGGAGCTGAAGAACCTGCACCAGCTGGTGGACACACCCTCGATGCCGGAAGTGCTGAGCAGCCTGGCCGCCGGCGCCCAGTTCGAGGACGTGCGTCTGCCGGCCGTGGATCTGGCCTCCTCGGCCAGCACCGCTAGTGCCATCAACATCGTGCCGCACGCCTTGGACCTGCCGTCAACCTCCGGCGGCATCGGTCACACGCTTACCCACccacatccgcatccgcatctccacctgcaacagcagcaacaggagcaactgcagcaggagcagctgaCGCAGTTTGTAAAAAAGAACTAG
- the Sec10 gene encoding exocyst complex component 5 has protein sequence MLSQYMEEFEQEPFEVGEFIERLTWRTNNELQNSEDFHPVALHDTFIQTIKDLKILQEKQQSKCERLEESLRQEKESHAKKIAKLQERHQTAIDVFGQLDEKINSVAGKIMHLGEQLENVNTPRSRSVEAQKLLNFMSEFLAAGPVIVNDIFADATRLSEAADVIQKLYAISQDLPPGNFAESKRKIGKKYDEVERRLIEEFATAQKSEDIERMKTLAQILSQFKGYTQCVDAYIEQSQMQPYSGKDIFIGIVPLCKHHNEIIQKVFANPQQVMSKFILNIYQLKLHQYAMTKLEDKKDEEKYLRTLYELYSRTLKLSTDLQVYMSTIDDDLLQKLTQQIFVKHLAGYAEMETKCLTAKCSTELEKFYASKKHQKTATTKGFRRNMEVLIATRANINIAAIEDYGGETFLSEELAINMLQEAKASLKRCRLLSNETELPGNAIKLNDILLRFLMHEHVDYALELGLQAVPLAEGRVFPQLYFFDVVQKTNIIVHLLDKLCHTSVIPCVSNTPKYSDYVFKKRILMEQIETKLDQGLDRSISAVIGWVKVYLQYEQKKTDYKPETDVDTISSAACLQVVQNLQPVIVQIKKCVDGENLQNVLTEFGTRLHRVIYDHLQTMQFNTAGAMCAICDVNEYRKCIRELDSPLVTQLFDILHALCNLLLVKPQNLQEVCTGDTLNYLDKSVVRQFIQLRTDFRIIKNTNYLKGIIE, from the exons ATGCTGTCCCAATACATGGAGGAGTTTGAGCAG GAGCCCTTTGAGGTGGGCGAGTTCATAGAACGCCTCACCTGGCGCACCAATAATGAGCTGCAGAACAGCGAGGACTTCCATCCTGTGGCCCTGCATGATACCTTCATTCAGACCATTAAGGACCTGAAGATCCTGCAGGAGAAGCAGCAGAGCAAGTGCGAACGGCTCGAGGAGTCGCTGCGCCAGGAGAAGGAGTCGCACGCCAAGAAGATCGCCAAGCTGCAGGAACGCCACCAAACGGCCATCGATGTGTTTGGCCAGCTGGACGAGAAGATCAACTCGGTGGCCGGGAAGATTATGCACCTGGGCGAGCAGCTGGAGAACGTGAACACCCCTCGCAGTCGTTCCGTGGAGGCGCAGAAGTTGCTCAACTTTATGTCCGAGTTCTTGGCTGCCGGACCCGTGATTGTCAACGACATTTTCGCGGATGCCACTCGACTAAGTGAAGCCGCCGATGTGATCCAGAAGCTCTATGCCATCTCGCAGGATCTGCCGCCCGGGAACTTTGCCGAGTCCAAGCGGAAAATCGGAAAGAAATACGATGAAGTGGAACGGCGGCTGATCGAAGAGTTTGCCACGGCCCAGAAAAGCGAGGACATTGAGCGCATGAAGACTTTGGCTCAGATCTTGTCCCAGTTCAAGGGCTACACCCAGTGTGTGGACGCGTACATCGAACAGAGCCAGATGCAGCCGTACAGCGGCAAGGACATCTTTATAGGCATTGTGCCACTGTGCAAGCACCACAACGAAATCATTCAGAAGGTGTTTGCCAATCCGCAGCAGGTCATGTCCAAGTTCATACTGAACATCTACCAGCTAAAGCTGCACCAGTACGCGATGACCAAGCTGGAGGACAAGAAGGATGAGGAGAAATATCTGCGGACCCTGTACGAGTTATACTCACG CACTCTGAAACTGTCGACGGATCTGCAAGTCTACATGTCCACCATAGACGACGACTTGCTGCAGAAGCTGACGCAGCAGATTTTCGTAAAGCATCTTGCTGGATACGCCGAAATGGAGACCAAGTGCCTTACAGCGAAATGCTCCACAGAGCTGGAAAAGTTCTATGCCAGCAAGAAGCACCAGAAGACGGCGACCACCAAGGGCTTTCGACGCAATATGGAGGTGCTGATAGCCACGCGGGCCAATATTAATATTGCCGCCATCGAGGACTATGGCGGGGAAACCTTCCTGTCCGAGGAGCTGGCCATCAACATGCTGCAGGAGGCAAAGGCCTCGCTCAAACGCTGCCGTCTGCTGTCCAACGAGACCGAGCTACCAGGCAATGCCATCAAGCTCAACGATATCCTGCTGCGTTTTCTGATGCATGAGCATGTGGATTACGCTCTGGAGTTGGGCCTGCAGGCGGTACCTCTCGCTGAGGGCAGGGTCTTTCCACAACTTTATTTCTTTGATGTGGTACAGAAGACAAACATCATTGTTCATCTTCTTGACAAGCTCTGCCACACATCTGTAATACCCTGTGTGAG TAATACGCCCAAATACTCGGACTATGTATTTAAGAAGCGTATTCTGATGGAGCAGATTGAGACCAAGCTGGATCAGGGTCTGGACCGCTCCATCAGCGCAGTAATTGGCTGGGTCAAGGTCTATTTGCAGTACGAACAAAAGAAAACCGACTACAAGCCGGAGACTGATGTGGATACCATTTCCTCGGCg GCCTGCCTGCAAGTCGTGCAGAATCTGCAGCCCGTCATTGTGCAGATTAAGAAATGTGTCGATGGAGAGAATCTGCAGAATGTCCTGACGGAATTCGGAACCCGACTGCACAGGGTGATCTACGATCACCTCCAGACTATGCAGTTCAACACGGCTGGAGCCATGTGCGCCATCTGCGACGTGAACGAGTACCGCAAGTGCATTCGCGAGCTGGATAGTCCGCTGGTGACGCAGCTCTTCGACATTCTCCATGCATTGTGCAATCTATTACTTGTTAAGCCACAGAACCTTCAAGAGGTTTGCACAGGTGACACTCTG AATTACCTAGACAAGTCTGTGGTGCGGCAATTCATTCAGCTGCGCACTGATTTCAGAATCATCAAAAACACCAATTACCTGAAGGGTATTATTGAGTGA
- the Npc2f gene encoding NPC intracellular cholesterol transporter 2 homolog a isoform X1 has protein sequence MQGSFMDHYLKILLLICAVHQIAGGTLKSTRDAAYKKYLSLRSLPFEDCGEKTGSLYQVSYLDIESCTSLPCSMARNATIKVTVRFDDNGNGVSFLKHEVRWVFNFIKTQAAITPDPCDGDHGCIESASDGKAYWANIFVNETLPVMKGSMLWESKDANDQNLICFQVPVVITV, from the exons ATGCAAGGCTCCTTCATGGATCACTACTTAAAAATACTCTTGCTCATTTGCGCTGTGCACCAAATCGCCGGTGGTACGCTCAAATCCACCCGAGATGCTGCCTACAAAAAATATCTTTCCCTAAGATCTCTGCCCTTCGAAGACTGTG GGGAAAAAACAG GTTCTTTGTACCAGGTCAGCTACCTGGACATCGAGAGCTGTACGTCTCTGCCTTGCTCCATGGCCCGAAACGCCACCATTAAGGTTACTGTGCGCTTCGATGATAATG GCAATGGGGTATCCTTTCTAAAGCATGAAGTCCGATGGGTGTTCAACTTTATCAAGACCCAGGCGGCCATAACTCCCGATCCGTGCGACGGGGATCATGGATGTATAGAAAGTGCAAGTGATGGCAAAGCGTATTGGGCCAATATCTTTGTAAATGAAACTCTACCGGTG ATGAAAGGCAGCATGTTGTGGGAATCCAAGGATGCAAACGATCAGAACCTAATCTGTTTCCAGGTTCCCGTTGTAATCACAGTGTAA
- the Npc2f gene encoding NPC intracellular cholesterol transporter 2 isoform X2: MQGSFMDHYLKILLLICAVHQIAGGTLKSTRDAAYKKYLSLRSLPFEDCGSLYQVSYLDIESCTSLPCSMARNATIKVTVRFDDNGNGVSFLKHEVRWVFNFIKTQAAITPDPCDGDHGCIESASDGKAYWANIFVNETLPVMKGSMLWESKDANDQNLICFQVPVVITV; the protein is encoded by the exons ATGCAAGGCTCCTTCATGGATCACTACTTAAAAATACTCTTGCTCATTTGCGCTGTGCACCAAATCGCCGGTGGTACGCTCAAATCCACCCGAGATGCTGCCTACAAAAAATATCTTTCCCTAAGATCTCTGCCCTTCGAAGACTGTG GTTCTTTGTACCAGGTCAGCTACCTGGACATCGAGAGCTGTACGTCTCTGCCTTGCTCCATGGCCCGAAACGCCACCATTAAGGTTACTGTGCGCTTCGATGATAATG GCAATGGGGTATCCTTTCTAAAGCATGAAGTCCGATGGGTGTTCAACTTTATCAAGACCCAGGCGGCCATAACTCCCGATCCGTGCGACGGGGATCATGGATGTATAGAAAGTGCAAGTGATGGCAAAGCGTATTGGGCCAATATCTTTGTAAATGAAACTCTACCGGTG ATGAAAGGCAGCATGTTGTGGGAATCCAAGGATGCAAACGATCAGAACCTAATCTGTTTCCAGGTTCCCGTTGTAATCACAGTGTAA